The Gimesia sp. DNA segment CGGTGATTGCCGGCTGATAGTAGAACACGCGTCCCTGGGCCCGATGCCTGACCAGCCCTTTCTGTTCCATCCGCGAGAGCACTGTCGCCACGGTGGAATAGGCCAGCGGCCGTTCCAGATCCAGTGATTCCTGAACGTCCATGACCGTGGCTTCGCCACGATCCCACAACACACGCATAATGGCTAATTGCCGTCCACCGAGTTTCACGGAATGCTCCTCAATCAGGTCTACTACAAAATCTACAAGTGTAATACTACAAATTGTAGATGAGAGGTCAAGCAGAAAATCGCCGCGGAAAAGATTTTTTGTGAGGCTTGATTTTTGTCTGATTGAGGGACGGCTGTCTATTTTCTAGCAAGAAAAAGCTTGCCAGCGCGATCAATGTGCAGTATTATCTGCACATTGGAGGGGGAAGTCCGATGTCGCGTTTTACACCAGGCGAACTTGCTGTGATGCAGATCCTGTGGGAACAGGGTGAGCTGAAGCCGAGCGAGTTGCAGCAGCATTTTCCGGAGCCGATCAAAAATCCGGCGCTGCGTTCCTACCTTGCGATCCTCGTCGAGAA contains these protein-coding regions:
- a CDS encoding BlaI/MecI/CopY family transcriptional regulator, coding for MKLGGRQLAIMRVLWDRGEATVMDVQESLDLERPLAYSTVATVLSRMEQKGLVRHRAQGRVFYYQPAITEDGIGTSLVDELVDRIFGGSPSALVSHLLESDQVDPDELDRIKRLVSKHEKTKPKKKGDRS